The window GACGACACACGTCCTCACACCCTCATCGTCCTCCTCGCAGGGAGAGAGAACCTCTGCGATCCCATCGACGAGGTCCGCGCGCACCACCTCCGGAATGGGCGGCAACTGTCCGTAAACGATCCCGAACTCCTGTCGGCCGACAGCCGCAATCAACTCCTCGTCGCCGACCAGCACCGACCGGTGAAAGTCCCGCACATCCCAGTCCGCCAGGCGAGGGTCGGCCGCACGGCGCATGACCTCGGCGACCAAATGACCCAGCACCAGCCCTCCGGCCCTGCGCGACAATCCCTTCCCGGCGCGCATCCGCTCGGCGCGCAGCGCGTCACTGAGATCCGAACGCAGCTGCCCGTCGCTGCGGCCATCGAACTCGACCCCCGCGCGCGCCAGACGCTCCCAATGCTCCTCCGGCAGCGCCTGGCAGATACCCCACGCAGCAGGCGCCTTCACCAGAAGGTCCTTCAGCTCGGCCTTGATCCGCGGCACGTCACCGCGATTACGGCGCAACAGCTCAGCCAGCCGCAGACATCCCTCATCCGGCACGGCCGAGGTGATCAGCTGGTATCGCTCAGCGTCGATCCCCGTGACCAGATGCACCAGCACCGCCACCGCCTCGCGTGCCCGCACAGTCCGTCCCGCTCCGGCGCTCTTCACCTGGACCGCCATCAGCGAGTGGCCATCAGCGTCGCCCAGATCGAAATCGACCGAATCCGCGTGCTGGAGCGACACGGTGTCTCCGGGCCCCTCGATGCGGCATACAACCGCCTGGTCAGTGCGCACACTGGCCAGCAGTGCCTCAACCGTGCGCAGATACTGATACTGGAACCCGCGAGCAGCGACCCGCCCACCGTCGAATGCCACGCAACCCCCATGCGCCGAAACCGACCTGTAGCCGTAAGGCTAGGCGCGGGGTCCGACAACGAGCCTTCCCAGGACACCACTCGACTGCTTTCGGCCTCAGCCCAGCCACACGTCACGGCACCAGGCACATACCGGGCACGCATCGGACGTAGAGATAAGCGAGCCCCTGGATGGGAAGAGAGGGAGCCGATCTGTGGCCACCGCGACAGTGCGCAGCGCCACCGCATCCATCTGCAGCGCGATGGAGGGTCTGTCGAACTGCGACGACCCCGCGTGTGGGGAAGACGCCGGGGCGGTGTGCCTCCGCTGGTATCCCGTGGAACGACCCCCACGTACGTGGGGAAGGCGGCGACTACATCCTCGGCAGCCGCGAGGAGCTGGGCAGACCCCCACCCGGGTGGGGAAGACTGGTTCAGGGACCGCGGATGGGCGATCACCGGCGACTGACCCCCACGCGCGTGGGGAAGGCCGCTCGAGCGTATCCGCCAAGATGTGCGGAGCGGAACGACCCCCACGCCTGGGGAAGACACCAGGCCGTTCGCTCCGGCCGCGAACGCCATGGAAAGACCCCACACGCGTGGGGAAGGCGTCAGCAGGCGTGGGCTGCGGTGGCTTCCGGGGGAAAGACCCCCACACGCGTGGGGAAGGCCCTTCGGGACCTGCGTCTTTGAAAGGCTATCAGGTCATTTTTTGCTTACTTGGCCGTAGTTGGTTATGTGGGGGCGTCCATCCGATGACTGGCACCAAGTTGAGACCCCTGCTCGTAGGCGACGGCATCAGCGCGCTGGAGACGATTGCCAAAGACGCCGTCGTGTAGGGCGGGCGACCGCGGAAGCGTTGATGTTGCAAGTCGAGGCGGAGCTGTCAAGGGCGGGGGAGGGTTCTCGCGTAGAGCCGAGCCAGCAGGGGTACCTGGTAGGTCCCGTCGCCGATGGATGTCAGCAGTCCGGCGTCGACCAGGTTCTCCGAAAGGTGCTCTGCATCCGCGATGCCACAGCCGAGGAGACGCGCGGTTTCCTTAAGGGGCAGAAATGTCTCAGCGGACGAGCTCAGTATGCGGAAGGCGTCGGCTTGGCCGACGCTGAGTTCGTCATAGCTGCTCTGGATGGCAGGCTTCACCGCCTGCAGTTCGTCCAGGCGGCTGTCCTCGTCTGCGAGCCTGTCTGCCAGGTCTGAGACTGTCCAGGTCCGGCGTGCCACCAGGCGGCGGGCAGCGGCACGGACAGCGAGCGGCAGGAAGCCGCATGCGGCTATCACGTAGCGCGCCGGCCCGTGTTCACCTGGCAGTGGGCGGCCGACGATCCTGGTGAAGAGCTGGAGCGCCTCGGCAGGGGACATGACGTCGAGCTCCACCAGGTGCGCACCGGCCAGGTCGATCAACCGCTTGCGAGAGGTGATGAGAACGGCACACCCTCGTGCTCCGGGCAGCAGCCACTGGACCTGTGTCGCGTCCGTCGCGTGGTCCAGGACCACGAGGACACGACGGCCGTGCAGAGCCGAGCGGTACAGCGCAGAGCGTTCTTTGAGGCCTGCCGGAACGGCTGTCTCTGTCACCCCCAGAGCGTGGAGTGCTGCGGCGAGTGAAGCCTCCGGTGTTGTCTGGTGGAGGTCCAGGTAGAGATGGCCGTCCGGGAAGAGTTGTGCAACTGCGTGGCCGGCCTGGAGGGCCAGGGCGGTCTTTCCCACGCCGCCGGGACCCCATACAGCCGCGATGGGCAGGCTGTCACCGGTCGTGGCAGCAGTCAGCACGTCTTCCAGTTCGGCTAGTACGTCCGAGCGTCCCACGAAGTCGGGGACTGCGGGCGGCAGTTGAGCTGGGCGGATGTAGGAAGGAGTCCGCGCGTTGGTGGGGGAGGGCGCCGTGTTGACCGCCAGTTCTGGGTCTGCCTGCAGGATCCGCTCCTTTAGGCGGACCAGCTCTTCCCGCGGGTCGACGCCTAGTTCTTCGGCGAGCAGCCTGCGGGTGTCCGAGTACACCGCGAGGGCCTCGGACTGCCTCCCTGCCCGGTACAGGGCGAGCATCAGCAGCTCGCGCAGACGCTCACGCAGCGGATGGGCAGACGTCAGCGCGACCAGCTCGGCCACGATGTCAGCATGCAGACCGCACGCGAGGTCCAGGTCCAAGCGACTTTCGAGCAGCTGCAGTCGCCATTCCTCCAGACGGACCCGCTGAGCATCCGCGAAGGGGCCGGATACCCCGGCCAGTGGTTCGCCCTCCCACAGCCCCAGTGCCTGGCGCAGAAATATCCGCGCGTGCTCCAGATCCCCTTGTACGCGCATCTGCTCAGCCTGTCTGGCCAGATGACTCGCCACGCTCACGTCGAATGCTTGGCCGGGCAGGCGTAGGGCGTAGCCGCCGGACTCGCTGACGAATGTTCCCGGCTCCATCACCTTGCGCAGCCGGGAGGCATACGTCCGCACGGCGGCCAGCGCCTGCGACGGTGGTTCAGTGCCCCACAACGCGTCGATGAGTTCCGCTGCTGTCGCGGTCCGTCCTTCCCTGAGCACCAAGGCGGCGAGCAGGGCCCGTTGTTGCGGGGAACCGGCGGACAGCGGCTGTCCGTCCCGCCACAGCCGCACCGGTCCGAGCACCGAGGCGTACAGACCCGAAGCGGGAACCGAGGGACGCGCAGGTGCTGTCGTCGTCGCGTGTCTGCGCGGTGCGCGCCTTTGCGGCGCAATCGCTGAGGGGGCTTGGTCATGCTGGTTGCCGCGGGTTCGCTGCCAGGCCGCGATCCACGCGGGATGCTCGGAGGATGTGACCAGGCACGCGGTGAGGAAGCCGGTCAGCTGGTGCGTGTCACGCGGCACCGTCTGTCCCAGCAAAATGCGGTGGGCGGTGCTGTGAGGAAGCCGTCCCGCGCCTGCGCGTTCTTCCATCACACGCACCGAGGGCCGTCCGGCCAGCTCGTACAGCTCTCGCAGCCCCGCGCGAAGCATCTCGACGCTGTCGATGTCCTGCGGGCTCGGCGAGGCCGGCCCCGCACTGCGCAGCCTGCCCCGCCGAGCCTGCCGCCACAGGTCCATCGCGGTATCCACCGACGCGCCGCAGGCAACCGCATAGGCGCGCACGCTGCGCTCACTGGGAACCGACTGGCCTGATGCCGCCCGCTGCAGCGTGGTGGCGTGAACGCCCACACGCGCGGCCAACTCGGCATACGAACAACCGCTGTCCGACCGTTGGTCGCGCAGCCACCTGGCAAGCTTCACCAGCGCTCGGTTCGAGGAGGCAATCGGCCTCTCCTTGCGCCCCACCGACGTTCGGCCGTCAGCCGGCGGCAATAGCGGCCGCAGCCTGCACCACGGTGCGGCGCAGGCGCCTGCCTCCTCCACGGACGGCAGTCAGCGTGCTGGCCGCCACCAGGCCGGCGCCTCCCAGAACGGCCAGGACGGACGAAAGCTCCAGACCGTACATGGACAGGACACAAGCCAGCACGACGATCACGACGATCACCACGGCATCGGCGAACGGAGACCGGTGCCCGCACGGCGTACCGTGCACCGCGCACTGCGCTGGAAAGAGAGTTCGAGCCATGGTCTTCTCCTGAGTCATGAACCCCCGCACACAGCGGGGGATGTTGCGGGCTCCAATGCCGAACATCCGAACGGCGTTTGCCGACGCCGTCCGGGCTCTGCATCCTGCCACTCGCCCCACCGGCCAGGGGATACCCTCAGAATCAATGATGCGTCAGCGTCCAAGACTTTCATGCAGATCTGTCCACGCGCCGTTACCAGTGCGCACCCGGGCCGAACAGGATGTTCACCGCCGACGGCAGAACCTCCTGCCCCTCGCACGGGATTTAGATGGCGCGCCATCCCAATCGTGTTCAGTGCCCGTTCAGAGACGGCAGGCACTATTCGACAGGCACCATGGCTTCGGCCGCTCCTGAAAGTTGCGGGCTCCACCCGGCGGTTCAGGAATCCCAGCGCGATCACGTTGCCGCGTGAGACCGCTCCAGGCCGGCACTCTCCCTGAGAGCGCCGGCCTCGCCGTATACCCAGAAGAGCGGGCTCCGCTCGCAGCCGTCGGGCTCCGCCGCACACCACCCGCCGTAAAACCGCGCCACTATCGGGCTGGTGTAGGCGTCACTGCTCCCACGCCGGAAGAGGTTGTGAACAGACCTCCACACGTTATCGCGAACGCTGGTGATGTGGCGGCCCAGTTCAGCGGGTGAGGTCATGAGCCGACGTGAAGGCCGAAGCCGTAGCCGAAGTAGGTCACCGCGCTGTGGCGGGGCGGGCCGTCCGCCGCCGTTGGCTGGAGGTCTGCACGGTTGGGCGGGCGAGGACGGTGCCGTCGTCGTGGGCGAGGGGCAGTTGTCGGCCGGTCATCCCGAGGGCAAGGCGTTGGGGCGAGATGCTGTTTGCGTAGGAGGCCGTATCGCGCGTGCGCTCCCCTGCGAAGGACGGGCCGCGCACCGACGCGTTCAGTTATGGCTGCTTCGGACGGGTGGACGGCGTGATCATCTGCTGCTTCTTGCCCTGGATGCCGCCTCCTTAGGGCGGTTGCACAACGAAGGATGAGCTGAGCCATCAGGAAAGGAGCGGCTGGGGATGATCTGTCCTCGTATCATGTGCTGTCATGGGAGCGCACCTTGAAGCGGATACTCACCGCGCCTTCCACAACGCCTCACTGGATTCCCTGCGGCCCGCCGGCGCTGTCGTTATCGGTGACCTGGACGACCCTCACGTCGAGGCGGTGCTGCAGCGGCTTCCGCGGCAGGCAACAGCCGTTCTGGACGCGGCCACGCTGCCTGCTGCTCTGAGTCGCCTGAGCCCACTGGACAGCGTCGTGTTCGACCGGTCCGGACAGCCCGTCCGTTTGTCTCGGCACGTGCCCGCCCGCGGCTGGATCAGACGGCTGGCACCTGCGGGCTGGGACGCTGGAGTGGAGCTGGGCGGCCAGGCCGCAGCGCGTATGGCTGCCCGGATGACAACTCTTGCCGCAGTGCTGCGCGATGCAGGACTCACATGGCTGTGCACGGTGGATGCGTTGTTCACTGCCGAGAACAAGATCGTCCAGTACCGGACAGCCGCAGCGTTGGGAGTGGCCGCGCCGGCCACTCTTGTATGCGGCGACCCGGCTGTCCTGGCGGCGGAGCTGGGGGAGCCGTTCATCATCAAGCCGCTCGGCCCTGGCAACTTCGCCGGCAGGGACCGCAGCCAGCACATCGTGCACGCCCAGGAAGCCACCGGCGTCGCCCTGACAGGCGTCGACCTCCTGGACGCGCCGTTCCTGGCGCAGCGCAAACTGCACGCCCGCACACACTTGAGGGTCGTCACCGTCAACGACCGTGCCTGGACCGCCGAATTGGACGCGACAGGACTGCCCCTGGACTGGCGGCAGGCCGACGAAGCCCATCACGCCTTCACTGCGTCCACGCGCTGGCCGGCGGTGGAACACGACGCCGTCCGGCTCGCCAAGCATCTCAACACCGGCTTCAGCTGCCAGGACTGGATCGTGGACCAGGCCGGCCCGTGGTTCGTGGACCTCAATCCGGGCGGCCAGTGGCTCTTCCTTCCGGAGTCCATCACCGAGCAGGTGGCCGACAGCCTCGCCCATTGGCTGCAGGGCATCTGACATGGCAGCAGTAACCGGCCGCTTCGCTGAAGCCCGCCTCTACCTCATCTACTGCATGGCGCTGCTGCACCCCGGCCGAGCCCTGCCCACTTTCGCCGAATTCCCCGATCGCACCTGCGACCTGGACCAGCACAGCGACGATGAACTGGCACTTCTCATCGAAGAGGGACGCAGGCAGCTCGACCGGCAGATAACCGACCTGGACCGCATCCGCAACAGAGCAGGTGCGCTCGCCACTGTCTCGCTCGCCCTCGGCGCTGCCCTCGCCACGAAGGCCTCCGACGTCGGACAGCGGCACTGGATCCTTCTCGCCCTGTATGTCTGCTCCTGCACGCTGGCGGTCCTGGCCGTCGCAGGAGCCGCCTCCATCCTTTCCGCCCGAGCGGTCTTCGGCCGCACCGATACCTACCTGGCGACGCAGGGCGCCCGGCCCCTACGCAAGTCGCTTGCGGAAACGTATGCGGAGCTGTCCGGTGTTGGGGAGGAAACAGTGAGAACCTTCCTCACGGTCTTCCGTGACGCAGTGACACTGACGGTAGCTTCCGCCCTGGTCTCCCTGCCCGTTCTGGCAGGCCTCGCACACGACACGAACAACACGCCTGCCCCGAAGGAGCAAGCATGCCGAACCTCTACGACGTGCTCAGCGCCGACGTCTGCGAAGTGAGCCCTCCAGACATACCAGCAAGCTCTCCCACGCAGCCCCCGAAGCCCAAACCGGGAACTCATCTGACTGCTGCGGTAGAGACAATCGACAACGATTACGCCGGCATGCTGCTGGGAGCGGTCAGCATGTGAGCCTAGACGGACGCACCCTGCTGCGTTGGGGAGAGACCGCGTCGGTGAGGGCGCGAGTTGGGCCCCACCCTGTTCTGCGGCAGACTCAACAGTACCTGCAGGCAGCCCCGTTGGCGCTCACGACCGATCTCGACGCGTGGCGCCAGGAGCGACCGGCGCAGCTCGCCCTCGACGGCCCTTTCCCCTGGCACCGCCGGTGAGACGAGGTGAGAGGTTCTCGTACCGGGAGTATCGGCACTTCGACGCGCTGTGGTCTGCCGCCGCCGCTGCTGCGGCACCCCCAAGGTCTCTGGCCTTGGCCACACCGCCCAGCTTGGCGAAGGAGCAATTACGTCCCTTCGTGTCGTCCGCACACGCACCTGCGAGAATCCGCACGTGAGTTCCCTACCGTCGCGTAAGCCGACCCAACTGTGTTCTGAGCCGGACTGCGGGCAGCCTGCCGCGTTCTCTGCACGTACGAAGAGCACCTGGTGTGACGCTCACATCACCCAGATGCTGCGTGCGGGCGGCCTGGAGCCGCTGGAGCCCTTCACGAAACCGAAGGCGTGGCGCCTTACCCGGTGCCTGGCATGCGGCTGCGAGGCGCACTATCGCTTCGAGTACACCCTGGAAAAGAACGCCTACGGAGAAGCGACGTGCCGGGCCTGCTACTGGCGGCAGTGGGCGCGGGAGGCTCGCCAGGCCATGGGCGCGTACGCCGACCTGAGCCCGGTTCCGCAGGCCGAGGCGCGGGAGCACGCCGAGAAGAACGGATACGACTACCTCAGCGCACTGACTGCGCCGTCCTTCTCCGACGACCCGCACCATGTCCGGTGCCGTTACTGCGGCCGGTTGAGCGCCGCGAAACTAGGGGACATCGGATTCGGCTGCCAGTGCCAGGTCAACCCCCGGCGTGAGCGGCAGACGACCAAGCCCGCCGGGTCCAAACAGCGCGACCTCCTCAAGGACAGCGAACTGCCTGTCCTCGACTGGTGGGACCATGAGCAGAACGACGCCGCCGCCTGGGAGACCGTCACTGTCAAGGCCCGGCGGGAGGCGGCCTGGCGTTGCCCGGACTGCGGACTGCGGTTCAGGAAACGGATCCTCGACATGGTCAACATGCGCGAGTGCCCGCAGTGCCAACCGAAGCGACGCGCTGAGCAGGAGGCGGAGCACGCGCGTT of the Streptomyces sp. NBC_01788 genome contains:
- a CDS encoding BTAD domain-containing putative transcriptional regulator: MKLARWLRDQRSDSGCSYAELAARVGVHATTLQRAASGQSVPSERSVRAYAVACGASVDTAMDLWRQARRGRLRSAGPASPSPQDIDSVEMLRAGLRELYELAGRPSVRVMEERAGAGRLPHSTAHRILLGQTVPRDTHQLTGFLTACLVTSSEHPAWIAAWQRTRGNQHDQAPSAIAPQRRAPRRHATTTAPARPSVPASGLYASVLGPVRLWRDGQPLSAGSPQQRALLAALVLREGRTATAAELIDALWGTEPPSQALAAVRTYASRLRKVMEPGTFVSESGGYALRLPGQAFDVSVASHLARQAEQMRVQGDLEHARIFLRQALGLWEGEPLAGVSGPFADAQRVRLEEWRLQLLESRLDLDLACGLHADIVAELVALTSAHPLRERLRELLMLALYRAGRQSEALAVYSDTRRLLAEELGVDPREELVRLKERILQADPELAVNTAPSPTNARTPSYIRPAQLPPAVPDFVGRSDVLAELEDVLTAATTGDSLPIAAVWGPGGVGKTALALQAGHAVAQLFPDGHLYLDLHQTTPEASLAAALHALGVTETAVPAGLKERSALYRSALHGRRVLVVLDHATDATQVQWLLPGARGCAVLITSRKRLIDLAGAHLVELDVMSPAEALQLFTRIVGRPLPGEHGPARYVIAACGFLPLAVRAAARRLVARRTWTVSDLADRLADEDSRLDELQAVKPAIQSSYDELSVGQADAFRILSSSAETFLPLKETARLLGCGIADAEHLSENLVDAGLLTSIGDGTYQVPLLARLYARTLPRP